Within Citrus sinensis cultivar Valencia sweet orange chromosome 1, DVS_A1.0, whole genome shotgun sequence, the genomic segment AATAAAGATCATCAAATGACAAAGAAATATGGAGAGAGACATAAACCAAATCTTGTTATTATGCCTTGAAGTATATGtacacacaaacatacaaatatatattcatttccataattaataattgtcgCCATCCTTAGGTTTCGCTTGGTATAGCATCTTAAGTAGGATTTAtttaagtagagtttttttttaataaggttTTACAAATAGAGCTTTTACTTGAACAAAGTTATCAAAgagaacttttattaaaaaattataaaatcactttaatagtcaaattttttgaaattatgctataaaaagaataaaataagattgtcaaataaataaaagatattttaaatattttaacattttaaaatagcTTTCAATCTCTACTtttaaaagcccaaaatttaaatttttgctttGTAGAGTTgagatgatttatttaaactttaaaagttCCACTAAAAAACtaaccaaacaacaaaaattatgataagaacttgtagaattaaataagtacttataatcattaaataaatcatataccAAACAAGCACTTACAATTTACTTGTATCGGTGCATATTGGTCGTTCATCAACCTTGACCTTTAATTAAGCTCCAAATTAAAGTGAACTTTCTCTAATCTCAATTCAAGGTGGTCCTATCctatgataattattttttttcctactaTTACGTACGCTCCTTTTTGAAAACCTCGAACAGCTCTATGTTAATTTCTAGAGATTTCAAGGTTTCTTGCTGCATGCAGGCTACTCACTTCGATGCACTTCGATGAACCTAAGGAAACCTCCATTTATCGAATGCCAGAAATATCATCATGTTGCATTTGCCGGCAATTTCATTAACATGGTCACTATGTAATgctaatttaatctttttgttCGCAAATCGATCACTGTattactaaataattaaatgaaagattaataatatatcGTTAATTATTAAACGCGTGTTTTGGGAAACCTAATTATCCCGCGCGTCCTCGCTTCTCTCTCACGTGATACCCTACTACTCCACTACGTTTCCTCGATACTGATTAACAAATGAGACGTTGGGgatcaaattattatcttGAAATGAATCGGCAAATGATTAATGAGAAAAGCTGCGTTGTTGcatttgatttataaaatgCCTAAATATATATCACTTTGCCAAGCTTTGGCCAAGTAATGAGCTTGTATCATCAAATTTGCTGATGTTACAATCGAGTTCCATCGAGTATTTAAAATAGATTTCTCCTCAGATATTTGCAAGAATCGAATTTTGAGTAATAAACCTCTGAGTATAtctaaatttgtaataaatttcaaattatatattaaaaccaatttcaaaaaaaaaaaatgatcattaactcttttaattattttttacaagaaAAGCTTCGGTGACATACAATCTAATGATCGCGAGCCATGCAAATTGCGCAAAAGATAAATTTGGCGAGATGATGAAAAAAGATTTGGCAGATCAAAGTAGAATCCAAGCATTAAAATGCACTGATTCAATCAAGCTAACTGTAAATTAGTTGGGACCGACCCATTTTCAAATGTTCTATTAATTAGGAAACCTAAAACGTCTTTTCTATATggtcataattaaataaatgattttaaaatgtttatatGGTGTTGAGCAAATCTATCACAACTAAACCAGCAGCTTTTAAGGGGCCTAAACACAGCTGTAAAACGGGTTAAAAATTCCATTAAATTGAGTTCTGtgtaaaaacaattaattaatacgcATCGGACTGTGCAACTGTGATATGAGTCAGCATATAATGATCGCACTAATTACATGGCTTTCGGTCTCGCCTTTAATTGCATGCTAAACACCACCAACGTAAATTAATTGggagatattttatttaccaaaGATACGATGAAACCCATGATCCAACCCCACATTTCACGTTTAAAGCACGTGACACCTAACTGCATGTAATCACAACCCGACTGTTGCCGCACTCATAGAGcacagagagagaaagagacgTTTCGATTTACCATGTGCCTCCCCTGCTTTGCATGCCGAGATCCCACCATTTCCATTACCAACCTAATTAATAAAAGGTCAAATTTCGAGTTTCTCCCACCCGTAGGTCCTCAGCCTTCTGCGGTTCTACCAGCCTACGGTTTGAACTTTGAAAGCTTGTCgaccaaaattttttaacttctttcttgtaaattttgaGAACGCAAGATTTTACATCTAAAAGTCaaataaaagatatatataagagagaattaaaatttcatgagTTTAAATGaggtttttcaaaatattaaatgtcTAATTCATAcattatgatagaaaaatcgTTTATCGTTGAATTATTATCACACgtatttattgtgaaatgatcGATCGAAAGGTATATATAACAATTATCTAAATGGATGAGAAGTATATACACTGAATCCACtagaaattttcaaatcttctACATAACAAGTGTTGAGTAGGTAAactaagggtgcgtttgggattaaggtgatgtaatttttaagttataattactatgaaaaaaaactataattatgaaataaaagttaataatatatagtaaatataaattttaaataataattttaataaaattattaaatatataatagatttttcataatatcaacataattttaaaactacaataattaatatttatcaaataatttaatgctatactttttaaattacagtgCCGGACCTCAATTTCAAAGTCTCAACAACCAAGTGAGACTACGTATTACTCGATTTATTCTTTTCAACCTTTTTCTTAAAAGTATTGACAATAAAATGCCGACACGTGTCGAGAACGCACAGCCGCAGCGCGTCAAAGTCAAGCAAGACCTAACTCTACTACTCTTTTAAGTCACAGGTCACAGACACACAACATGCCATTATAAGAAGCGCCCATCTGATTTGCTGTCTCAGTTTTACTCTGAAGGCCACATTTCTCTCTTCGATACCATATCTCCGAAATATTTAtacttgtatttgttttttggttGGTCTTGATAATGTAGCAAACGAAGATGGGGAGGAGAAGGGCTAAAGATTCAACAAGATCTCAAACCCTACCACCCTCACCGTCCcactctttctcttcttcatcGTCATCCTCCTCCGACTTCGAATTCACCATCTCCGTTTCTCCCCGCAAATCTTCCTCCGCTCTCTGCCCCGCCGACGAGCTCTTCTACAAGGGCCAGCTCTTGCCCTTACACCTCTCCCCGAGAATCTCCATGGTCCGTACTCTCCTGTTAGCTTCATCGAGCACTTCTTCCTCCTCCTGCTGCGACACCGGCACCACCGCCTCACGTGACTCCACAGGCAGCGCCTCCAGCAACGACTCCAGCTCCTCCTTCAATAGCGAACTCGTCTTGCTCGCCGAGTGTGACTCCTCCAGGCCGAGTTCCGTCACCGAGGACGACGAGTTCAGAAAACTCAACGGCGGGTTTCAACAAATCAAGAAAGCCAAGTATTTTTCCCTGACCAGGCTATttagaaaagagaacaaaaatcGGCACGACCAAGAAACTGTCTCCgctaataataacaacaattcaTCGGTGAAGAGAATGAGCGCTACGGCTAAAGAGGTTATAAGAAAGTACGTGAAGAAAGTGAAGCCGCTGTATGAAAAATTATCCCAAAAGCAACAGCAGAAAAtgggaggaggaggaggagttACAAATGCAACTTGTGTGGGATCTGTCAGGGATCAAATAGCGGTATCGGccaaacataataataataataataatacaaggAAAGAAAATTCTGGCGGATTTTCTCACTCTTTCTCGGGAAACTTAAGGTACCCGAGGAGGAAGAGCTGCGTTTCCAGCTGCCCTTCATCGATGAGGTCATCGCCAAGTCATTCAGGGATTCTTTCCCGGAGCGGGTTTTCAGGCGTAACTATCGGCAGAGTTGGTGGCGCCGGCGGCACGTACAATTCCGACGCGTCGTCAATGGAGGAGCTGCAGAGTGCGATTCAAGGTGCAATAGCTCATTGCAAGAACTCAATGAACAAGATCTTGGTCAGTAATGAAATTtgagtaaaattaattttttttaaatttgacctTTGCGACATGATATGACATCACTTGATCTAATTAATTTCGCAAATCAAGATCATGTTCatgtgttaattaattaatttgctgCGTTGTAATCTCTGTCTTCATCCTCGTGTCCATTACGGCGTCGTTTGTGGTGATTGGATCGATCTTAGTGACTAACGTGAGGTTGTAAAAGAGCTGCATGTGAACTCCTTTTGTAACATAACTCATTTTGTAACTTTGTCAAAAAGTATTTGAGGTCTGTTATGTTATAGTCTTCTTCTTTGCAATTTGTAATAACTTTTAGGCTTCCGTTCCTTTTCAAAACTctgcaattttctttttcttcctcttgCATTTCTGTTTCCGCCCCCTTTTTTGTCTTTATCTCTGTATATTTTGTCACGTTATCTGAGATATactaatgaaatatttatttaaaaatatcaaatcagCATATGGAATCTGACTTGGtgattatatattataattatattttccccAACAAGGGAGAAAAAAACACACACGTACACATGGGTTCGAATCATCAATTTGCGAAAGAGTTGATGAAGTTTCAGGGCTACGAATTTATGATTGGTGTAAGACGGTGGTTTTTATTAGTGTCAATGAAGTAGCTTCGAAGTTTCTCTGTTTAGTGCATTCCAAATTCAAAGTGTAACGCTCCCCATTCAACATTTGTAGGCGCTTAATAATTTAGATTCAATTTGCATACTATATGATTCTTCCCAGATTTTGTGTTTTGTACAAGGTTAAAATCGATAATTAACTGAGTCTTAACTTGaagatctttaaaatattaaattctttcctAGTGCGTGCATAAAATTACTACgagtgaaaatgattttcagTGAGAAGTTTTACCTCCATTTTGTAAGCTActcaaaatatatgttttgtaaGCCACTAAGCTTTAACCTAGTAGTTAGAATTTATACCTCACAATTGTGAGGTTATAGGTTCAATGCATTGtggaagtttttttttttttttaatttgagtaaGACAATCTTCTCCTCTTTTTGAAATATGAGTGGAGTAAAGAGGTTAAAAATTTGGGCGgatttcataaaaattgatGTAAATTAGTCTCAGTAATAGTTTGATAtgtaaatatcagttgtaatctcatgtaatataAGTTGtattcttaaataataatctcatgtaataaaatatatatatgttttgtaACTTCATTTGAATAGTGTTGAAGTTGtagattattatatatatatatatatatata encodes:
- the LOC102618746 gene encoding probable membrane-associated kinase regulator 1; this translates as MGRRRAKDSTRSQTLPPSPSHSFSSSSSSSSDFEFTISVSPRKSSSALCPADELFYKGQLLPLHLSPRISMVRTLLLASSSTSSSSCCDTGTTASRDSTGSASSNDSSSSFNSELVLLAECDSSRPSSVTEDDEFRKLNGGFQQIKKAKYFSLTRLFRKENKNRHDQETVSANNNNNSSVKRMSATAKEVIRKYVKKVKPLYEKLSQKQQQKMGGGGGVTNATCVGSVRDQIAVSAKHNNNNNNTRKENSGGFSHSFSGNLRYPRRKSCVSSCPSSMRSSPSHSGILSRSGFSGVTIGRVGGAGGTYNSDASSMEELQSAIQGAIAHCKNSMNKILVSNEI